In Podospora pseudoanserina strain CBS 124.78 chromosome 5, whole genome shotgun sequence, a single window of DNA contains:
- a CDS encoding hypothetical protein (EggNog:ENOG503NXSE; COG:O; MEROPS:MER0156574), with amino-acid sequence MSAPAAPNDNKTEKPEREHVYAVTIPSLQWKRGEVIPTAFVNGTPQLQAKVKQHAQELEKHANFRFKFRPSEHGPARITIAMDPQLGSYSKLDTQSPVAAYNNPDNPTMNLRIDETTPDDEIRRTCMHELLHAIGFDHEHQSPVANIEWDEDAVYEEMAKSGWTREKTQQAQRAALKIRPRFNYDVPDPREPDKERVFQHSEHHAF; translated from the coding sequence ATGAGCGCACCCGCCGCCCCAAATGACAACAAAACTGAAAAGCCCGAGCGCGAACATGTCTACGCCGTCACCATACCCAGTCTTCAGTGGAAACGCGGCGAGGTAATCCCCACAGCCTTTGTCAATGGCACCCCGCAACTCCAAGCCAAGGTGAAGCAACACGCACAAGAACTCGAAAAGCACGCCAATTTTCGCTTTAAGTTCCGGCCTTCTGAGCATGGCCCCGCCAGGATTACCATCGCCATGGATCCCCAGTTAGGCTCCTACTCAAAACTTGACACCCAGTCTCCCGTCGCTGCCTACAACAATCCCGACAATCCCACCATGAACTTGCGTATCGACGAGACAACACCAGATGACGAGATTCGAAGAACCTGCATGCACGAGCTTCTTCACGCAATCGGGTTTGACCATGAGCACCAGTCACCAGTCGCCAACATTGAGTGGGATGAAGATGCTGTGTACGAGGAAATGGCCAAGAGCGGTTGGACACGTGAGAAGACTCAACAAGCGCAACGTGCAGCACTCAAGATTCGACCCCGATTCAATTATGATGTACCCGATCCAAGAGAACCGGACAAGGAACGGGTTTTCCAACACTCGGAACACCATGCTTTTTGA
- a CDS encoding hypothetical protein (CAZy:AA9; COG:G; EggNog:ENOG503P2DG), whose protein sequence is MKASTTLAVLAAAGAQAHYTFPGTKYNGVAQPQWDTVRITQNHYSNGPVTDVNSPLMTCYERDPGVGAPNTLAVTAGSTVTFQVGSSVGHPGPLHFYMAKVPAGKTAKTFDGKGAVWFKIYQDGPSGLGTGSIKWPSDGKTEVSVQIPSCIANGEYLLRVEHIALHSAGSVGGAQLYLSCAQISVTGGSGTLNTGQLVSFPGAYKATDPGILFQLYWPTPTSYTNPGPAPVRC, encoded by the exons ATGAaggcttccaccaccctcgcgGTCCTCGCCGCTGCTGGCGCTCAAGCCCACTACACCTTCCCTGGTACCAAGTACAACGGTGTTGCCCAGCCCCAATGGGACACCGTCCGTATCACTCAGAACCACTACTCCAACGGCCCGGTCACCGATGTCAACTCCCCCCTCATGACCTGCTACGAGCGTGACCCTGGCGTCGGtgcccccaacaccctcgccgtcACCGCCGGCTCCACCGTCACCTTCCAGGTCGGCTCCTCCGTCGGCCACCCCGGCCCTCTTCACTTCTACATGGCCAAGGTCCCCGCCGGCAAGACGGCCAAGACCTTCGACGGCAAGGGCGCTGTCTGGTTCAAGATCTACCAGGATGGTCCTTCCGGCCTCGGCACAGGTTCCATCAAGTGGCCCAGCGATG GCAAGACCGAGGTCTCGGTCCAGATCCCCAGCTGCATCGCCAACGGCGAGTACCTCCTCCGTGTTGAGCATATCGCTCTCCACTCGGCCGGTAGCGTCGGTGGTGCCCAGCTCTACCTCTCCTGCGCCCAGATCTCCGTCACGGGCGGCTCTGGCACCCTCAACACCGGCCAGCTGGTGTCCTTCCCCGGTGCTTACAAGGCTACCGACCCTGGCATTCTGTTCCAGCTTTACTGGCCTACACCTACCTCTTATACCAACCCTGGCCCTGCTCCCGTCCGCTGCTAA